Below is a window of Brassica napus cultivar Da-Ae chromosome A5, Da-Ae, whole genome shotgun sequence DNA.
TCAGATAGTCTGGAAACTTGGAGTCTTTCAAAGTAGAGGAACAAGTAGCTCTCTGTGAACATCTCTTGAAACTTGGAGCCTTTGTCAAACCCCTAACCATCCTCGAACTCGGCTTCTTGATACTTTTCTCTTTTATAACTCCATGACGAGAATCATGTTTCGGACCGGTTTGGTTCTTCTTCTGATTAAGTCTACTCTTGTTCTCCTTCCTTGCCTCAGAGCTAGAGGTGCCTTTCATGTAATTAGGAGACATACCTGTCCCTTTAACAGCAACTAGATCATGTTTCTTTGGTGGTGTTTGTGGCTTACCTGATTGAGAAACCGAACTGTCTATAACCTTCCTTTTAGGTTTTGTCCGCTTCTTCATCGTCATCATCTCCGGTCCAAGACTCTTGACATGTTCTTGACCAAACCGAGTTTCAGGCTGGAGATTATAAGACTCGGTTGCTTGACAAGTCTTCCTCTGAACCATCTTCTCAAAGTCTTTGCTTTGCCTGAAGACAAagctattttttgtttacagcacaagaagaaagaagaaaaaaaacgtaagattctcttttgttttttcaatggtAGGATACGTATGCGGTTTTGTCTTAGTGCATTTATAACTTTACTTGAATTTTGTTCAGActtgaaatattttgaatataactTTGTGATTTGGACAAGCACTGATAAAGATATTGATTTTGGTCGGTCCAGTTTCTCTTTTATTATTGGTGGGAGGAGCCAACCTCTCCATGTAACACGAGCGATAATGCGCATTATGTTCTTTTGTCCTCTTCCAAGTTTTTTTTGGCTCCTCTGACCCCACAAATTAACGAAGAGGGCTAtcatattatatagttttaaatgtTTGATTTGTATTTGAGTGTATATAAACAAGTTTGGTATCTGCAAATATCTATAATCAAAGCCATACCAAAAGCATTTCGTTATTGGAGAACCGACGATTATTTTTCTGGTTTTAGTCCACAAAGGTGTGTCCAGAAAGTATAATATGACTTTCTCACGCATATTGCTTTCTAGAATAAGGAGTATGAGAGTATCAATATCTGaattattttacttatgttGCAAACAAACAGTCGTTgttcttcttttattgtttAATATCATGATATAACTAGTTTTGTTGATATGGGTGAATTTTTGAAGCTTGAATGCTAATGATCCATGCATCATATATAATGCATTCAAGTAAAGAATCTGAGAGTGTTTCATCAGAATAATACATAATGCATCGTATGATTTTGAAGTTCATTCCTCACCTCGGTTCTCTCATGcatgattttaaaatcaaatttaactttttttttttgatcaaactaaacttgcattaatttaaaatgtgtttACACTCCAACAAAAGAGGATACAAAAAGGCTATTGACAGccaaacaaacaacaacaacaacataagGGATAGAATGGCGATACAAATCACAAGAAAGAGCCATATGAAATTGTACCACAACAACATCATAAGCTTCTTTAAAGACCGCATCTAGTGTAACCCGTAGGACAACACACACTGCACCATACGCAGAGAAGAGCATTCGATGGGAAGAAGATCCTTGCAATACCAACGAAACTTGTTCATCCCATTTACTCCATATAGGAAGAAATATTAGGAAAAAAGACTGATTCAAACGAGGGACAAGCGGGAACTTAAAACCCGCCACATCCATATTCATCGGGACAAAGATGACAATGAGTTTCTCTTCTACCTGCCACCAAGAAGAGAGATACACAAACACAACACCAACATCCGGAATGAAACCCATAAGAGAACTGCATACTGCAGACGCTCGCGCCAAGGCGATATAAATGCTACTAAAGATCACAAAGGTAGAACCAAATGAGGCTAAGCCCATCGGTATATCACCAGCTAAGATCATGAACCTCAATTCCAACATCACCCATACAGATAGCTGTCTAAACCATTCTACAGTAGCAGAATAAGTAGTAAATAAGGAGCTAAGATGAGCATGAAGGACCTTACAAGGACGACTGGTAGGGAGGTCGAAACACCCAAATAGAGACCTGTATATCACAGGATAATGGAGCCCGTAGGCGAAAGAAGTGTCATCGACACACCCAAATAGATACCTGTATACCACAGGAGAAAGGAGCCCGTAGGCGAAGGAAGTGTCGCTAGCAGACACCGGAAGACCACCACCGCCACTTTTCTTTGTTGTCATCCTAGATGGAGGCTTTAGAGTTAATATATGGGTAAGAGCTTGAGGAGATGGTATGAATGGCCGAAGAACAGTGATGATTCCACAAACACGAACCACAAGATCTGGATATAAACCTTTAGAACCAAATCTTGTGGCACCAAAGaacacaaaagaaacaacaCCACCACTGGCCAGATTTGGAAATCGAGTTTCCAGATTCTGAATATACGCTTGAGAGAGGGTGAATGGTGTGTCAAAGTGCAGGTGAACAACGAGGCGGAATGAAGCGTCGAGAGGATCCGGTGGTTCTGGCCGGGAGAGAGCTTCGAACGGCACCGGAGAAAACAAACACGGCGGTGGATCTGGTGGTTCGTGCGGAGTGAGAGCTTGCGCAAGAGACGACGAACACGGTTGCGGAGAGAGAGCTTCGAACGGCACCGGAGAAGGCAGAGATGGCGGCGGATCTGGAGGAGGGCGGGGTCACAACGGAGGAGACGAGGGACGGAGTGACGAAAGACGGGACACCATCACCATCGGAGCCATGGGAGAGCTGCTTCAAAGTGTTGGGGTCTGGAGAACTGGATTGAACCTGAAAAGGAAATCCATGGAGGAGGCCACCTAGGGAAGAGCGTCAGAGAGAGAAACCTTTAGGGTGATGGTTTGGATAGTAGTCAGtctatgatttttatttcaaatttaactttTCTATGTGAGGTAATCACAAAGAGCCTCATTTTGTTTTGACTCCTCCTCTTTTTGTCTTACATCTTTCATATAGTAAAAAAAGTGTTTAGTACACTTATCATATACTCCTCCTCATATATCAAAATCTTTAGTCTACATACAGCCTCTCTAATCATTTTAAAGATCTGAAAGACGTTTTTAAACTGTTTGTATCTATTGTAGTGATGAAAGTAAAAAACAGTAGTTGACACACaaaaaaagagttaaaaaaaaacactcgcAGACAACTCAAATTATTGACACATACCTCGGCCATTTACAAGCTTTTTATATGCATCAAACACCATTTGGAAGTTAAACCACACATGCTATATGCAATAGTGCAAACAACTAACTATAAAGCGCTTTCCTTAAAATTTCATGTAACAAAGTTCAGTCCCATCACTTAATCACATATGTCTATAATTGCAGTATAAAAAGAGTTAAAGATGTTTATCAACCATACTGAGGCATAAGATTGAACCAGTCTACATTCATATCTGATCCGCTGATTCACTTTGTTGTGCTTGAGGAGGACGATGTGGAGGTGTCAAGAGCACTGGTGGAGGAGTCCAGAGACCAACATGAGGAGTATAGGTTGTATAGAGACCTGGTTGAGGACTCCAGAGCCCTGCTGGAAGAGTCCCGGTTGGACTGAGATCTTGAGCTGAGACAAATTCAATCAAGCGACCAGTATAATACTCAATTGAACCAGGGAAAATTCGTGGAAATGGGGAGTTGgaattgtcgctggagaaggtGTGGGAGAGAGCAATGGGGATGGAGGTGGTGAGGGTGTAAGAATCCGGTATAAGGATGGGGATTTAGCCCGTGCACACCTGCGGATAACAACATCGGGAGATCCATAGATCTCTATGTCACCTGAGATGAAAATAAGAGATTCAGATCTCTCATTTAGAtttcaaaatgataaaattagaaACGAGAGTTACCTTCTGAGTCGATACAAAGGGGCATTTTAACTTTATaggactttgaaattttatctttCCAAAAATCTGTTCACTACTTGTACAGTAAAACTTCTATaggactttgaaattttattaatttgtagagaccatatatttacatattcttATGCACACATTCCATTTAGTTTCTTCATGCCAGCAATCAATGAATCGAAGAACTATTGAAACCCAACACTAGGTGATCAATATCAAACACAAACTTATTGCTTtataaattttctcaaaactaAAGCTTTCTCATAAATCTCTTTAAGTTATACCACATCATGGTATCTCCTTATGtataattcatatttttctaaactcattaggaaacatatatttcattttcttgatcctaaactcattaggaaagCTTACAATCTAAGTTAACTTCAAGCTTAAGTCAACAAGAACAAGTTTGTTTCTCTCAACTTCTAGggttatatttttttaggtttcttctGTCGAAagtatctaattatataattacaaaaactgCCATTGCCATTTAATCAAGTCTGTTTACAATATTATTAAACCAATGAAATTATACAAGTTATATACTAAACCAGAAATTTGAGATGTATTTCTCGGCTTCTTCAAAATCAGATCTTATCTTTCCAAAAATCAGTTCACTACTTTTATATATCAAACTGGGCGTAGGGCGAGTATGCAAatgaaaaatagttaaaaatttattaatttggaaaatatttttattttaaactgaaAGTAGATTGACTATTTTGTTATTCTTGTTGAAAATATAAGATTGATTAACATTTTTTCATGATCTATTCTACTTTAtcagttagtaaaatatattaaattactCAAAATTGTAGTTGAAATTcaacatataaattatgaaatttcTACCTCTTATACTCTGTTTTCAAATCAAATGAGCGTTTTAGTTTCcgttataaattttcttttaaacataATGATTCAgataatatgaaaaataaaataatccatTAACTattgaaaattatttagattgtataaaattataatacgAATCGTTACTCCTTAAAAGTATACatatttatttgaaataattatcaaataaacaTTATCCAAACTGATTAggtcttttataaatattatagtttagtttttagattaaaaTTAGTGATTGTTGTCTCAGCTAGAAATACTACCATAAGCCAAGTGGGGTTCTCCGGTTAAAACTGCTGCTAATGCCTAATGGTGATGAACTAAACCGCTGCCAAGTTGGTTCTTCTAGCTAAAACTGCTACTACTAGGTGGAATCAACACCACCAGTCACAGACCTTAACGCAACGAAGAGGGCTCtcatattatatagttttaaatgtttgatttgtatatttgaatataataaACAAGTTTGGTATCTGCATAGATCTATAATCAAAACCATACCAAAAGCATTTCGTTATCGGAGAACCGACGATTATTTCTTTGGTTTTAGTCCACAAAGGTGTGTCCAGAAAGTATAATATGACTTTTCTAGAATAAGGAGGATACAAAGTAGTTATATTTGAATTCTTGAATAACAAAATAGAATATTTACACTACTTTTCTAAAAATATGAATAGAGTACTTTTTAGCGACATGCAACAGAATTGTAATGaattgaattttgaaaatttgaaattttgaatgttttctATTGGAAGTTGTTGCAGCAGAATCtgtccaaaaacaattaaaattaatcatagttttaatattagatataaattaaaatttgtttttagttaCTAATAAAATTCCTACAtaatcatatagttttttttcataatcATATAGTTAGTTATAGTTATGGGTTGTATCATatagtttagtttagtttagtcATAGAAGTTAGAATTATCGTGCAAACTTTGCCCTCCTCAACATAATCCATCAAAAGCATAAACATAAGTTTAATTAGATAGGCCTCCTCCATTATGAGtactttaatatataataatcgtCAACTTCTTCTACACGTCTTCGAAATTATGATGAATGTGTAATGAATGTATCACTTATCTCCCAAGAACTCAAGAATGGTGACAACGTGGCAAAAATCCATACAACTGTCACCTCACTATTGGCTGAAAAccaaacacaaaatcaaatgcTTTGGACCCGTATCTAGTCAACGTTGGAAGAAGTCGTGCCAACGTCGTGTTGACAAGTCTGGAAACAAGCTTGCTTCCAAATCTATCATACTTTCATCTTTTTATATCTAAAGATCCTCCTCAGATCTTGAAACACATTCTAAACAAAGCAAAATAAACACAGAAACACAAAGATACGCTGCgcaaaagacttgggagaatcAACTTTTTATTGTGTCTATGGGGAAGAAACATGATCTTAGCATCAACTCTCTGAGTTATCATTCCacagaagacgaagaagacaaAAGCTGCAAGAACAGTCTCTTCTTCGGATTGTTCGATGATTCTGAATCCACGAGGCTAAGAAGTGGAAGCATGAAGAGACAATACAGCGACATGGGAGATATCTACCACAGAGTTTATGAAGAACGTCATGATGATGTTAACtatggtgatggtgatgatgaaggATCCAAGGTGGACATGAGAGTCTTGATGTTACTAGAGTATATGAGAGAGCTTTATGTGGGGCAGCTTCAGGTTCTGAAGAAGATGTTTCCAGGTGGAGCCAAAGACGAGTTTCTTGGTTTCTTTACCAAGATCGGAGACGCTATGTCTCAGTTTAAAAAAGATTCTCGTCCTCTTACAAAGTCAAAGACTATGCAAAGGAGTCTAAGTGTCAATTTGGGCTCAACAGAGTTAAGAGATAAAAGGTTTAAAGTTACCACGGTTGAAGCCGGAGGTGCTCCCGCCGGTGGAGCTGGTGGTGCTGCCGGTGGTGCTGGAACTAGCGGTGCTGCTGGAGGAGGTAAAGGTGGCTCGGCAGCTGGTCAAGGCCAGCCTAAGAAATAGTCAGGGTTTGTGACATGTGGACATGGATGATCAAATCAAATGATATGTGTATATTTTGCATTACACAAGACGTTATTCTTTGCTAAAAGAAATGAAATGTAATGCGTGTGATTATATGTTTGTATTATGTTTTAGCATACATTGAAGTATTAGAGTCATGATGATCCAAATATAAGGCTatggaagaaaagaaagaagataagACTATGGACTTGTCAACTGAAGACAAATCTTAGCTTTGATCTATCtttctttgtttgttgtttgattctcatattcttttatatgttatttcagttaaaaagaaaaagcttCGGCTTTTGTTAGTGTGCAAGATTACTCAAAAACTCTTAAGATAATGAATTTTCTATTGAACTCGACCGTGGTTGCCGGTTAACCAAACGATAAAATGTTGAATACTATAATGTCTaaccattatttttgttttcaagtgAGAGTATGGAGATGAAAACCCGAAagaaagtatataatatatgataagCCAACAGAATGGTAAGAGTTTACAATAAACCTTGAAGATGAGATAAGTCACAGCATCACAGCCAAACTAGCTAGACTCTCCTTTTAAAAAGTTGAAATCCTCCACATGGTCCACAAAGACTTTAACACTACTAACATTCTCACCAAAACCTTGGATTTCAACACTCCTGAGAGTGTTCTTTTCGgcattgaaatataaaacataaaaccgTTTAAATGTATCGAGCAAGAACAAAACAAATTCACCTCTAGTAGTCATTCCAGCCACGGTAAATTCTTGGAGTTTAATGACATCATTCTGAGGCAAAGGGTAGACATACTTGGACCATTCTTTTTTATCGACGTCA
It encodes the following:
- the LOC106450970 gene encoding uncharacterized protein LOC106450970, whose protein sequence is MGKKHDLSINSLSYHSTEDEEDKSCKNSLFFGLFDDSESTRLRSGSMKRQYSDMGDIYHRVYEERHDDVNYGDGDDEGSKVDMRVLMLLEYMRELYVGQLQVLKKMFPGGAKDEFLGFFTKIGDAMSQFKKDSRPLTKSKTMQRSLSVNLGSTELRDKRFKVTTVEAGGAPAGGAGGAAGGAGTSGAAGGGKGGSAAGQGQPKK